The following are from one region of the Sphingomonas sp. J315 genome:
- the flgF gene encoding flagellar basal-body rod protein FlgF, with protein sequence MDRLVYTALSGLKGQMQAQATIANNIANASTIGYRADRVNFERLLVQGDGHDSRQPSVETVVDMDRRAGAITQTGRGLDVAITDEGWLAVQAADGSEAYTRRGDLRVAPSGVLETGDGFPVMGSGGPITVPPHDKIMIAADGSLSIVPPGADPAQPPQVIDQIKLVSDAGSRTVKGLDNLLHVRGGGALPQDMDATLMSGALEGSNVNLTQALVDMIENQRSYEVQANLLREAKSMDESAASLMRVS encoded by the coding sequence ATGGATAGACTCGTCTATACCGCCCTGTCCGGTCTCAAGGGCCAGATGCAGGCGCAGGCGACGATCGCGAACAATATCGCGAACGCCTCGACCATCGGATACCGCGCCGACCGGGTCAATTTCGAACGCCTGCTGGTGCAGGGCGACGGCCATGACAGCCGCCAGCCCAGCGTCGAGACGGTGGTCGACATGGACCGCCGAGCCGGCGCGATCACCCAGACCGGGCGCGGGCTGGACGTCGCGATCACCGACGAGGGCTGGCTCGCGGTCCAGGCCGCCGATGGAAGCGAAGCATACACCCGGCGCGGCGATTTGCGCGTCGCACCGAGTGGCGTCTTGGAAACCGGCGACGGTTTCCCGGTGATGGGGTCGGGGGGCCCCATCACCGTGCCGCCGCACGACAAGATCATGATCGCCGCCGACGGATCGCTGTCGATCGTCCCGCCGGGGGCCGATCCCGCGCAGCCGCCGCAAGTGATCGACCAGATCAAGCTGGTCAGCGATGCTGGCAGCCGTACCGTCAAGGGACTGGACAATCTGCTCCACGTCCGCGGCGGCGGCGCGCTGCCACAGGATATGGACGCGACATTGATGTCCGGCGCGCTCGAAGGATCGAACGTCAACCTCACCCAGGCGCTGGTCGACATGATCGAGAACCAGCGCAGCTACGAGGTGCAGGCGAACCTGCTCCGCGAAGCCAAGTCGATGGACGAGAGCGCCGCATCGCTGATGCGCGTCAGCTAA
- the flgG gene encoding flagellar basal-body rod protein FlgG, whose amino-acid sequence MGSAAMHIARTGLDAQDMRMRVISNNLANVNTTGYKRDRASFEALAYQVVTAPGAASTAETRYATGTNLGTGVRIQGTARIDTQGAMQTTGNALDMALDGNGYFQVQMPGGQLGYTRAGNFARSPEGMLVTSEGYQVMPGITIPEGATSITVGSDGTVSATIAGQTEASQVGQIQIAAFPNSAGLQAIGDNYLVETAASGAVNLGIAGQDGRGNIRQGMLEGSNVNVVEELVDMIETQRAYEVNSKMISASDEMLQYINQNV is encoded by the coding sequence ATGGGTTCCGCAGCAATGCACATCGCGCGCACCGGGCTTGATGCCCAGGACATGCGCATGCGGGTGATCTCGAACAACCTCGCGAACGTGAACACCACCGGGTACAAGCGCGACCGGGCGAGCTTCGAGGCTTTGGCCTATCAGGTCGTCACCGCGCCCGGCGCGGCGAGCACCGCCGAGACGCGCTACGCCACCGGCACCAATCTCGGCACCGGCGTGCGCATTCAGGGCACGGCGCGGATCGACACCCAGGGCGCGATGCAGACCACCGGCAACGCGCTCGACATGGCGCTCGACGGCAATGGCTATTTCCAGGTGCAGATGCCGGGCGGCCAGCTCGGCTATACCCGCGCCGGCAACTTCGCGCGCTCGCCCGAGGGCATGCTGGTGACCAGCGAGGGCTATCAGGTGATGCCCGGCATCACGATCCCCGAAGGCGCAACGTCGATCACCGTCGGCAGCGACGGCACGGTCAGCGCGACCATCGCGGGCCAGACCGAGGCAAGCCAGGTCGGCCAGATCCAGATCGCCGCCTTCCCGAACAGCGCAGGACTGCAGGCGATCGGCGACAACTACCTCGTCGAAACCGCCGCGAGCGGTGCGGTCAATCTCGGGATCGCCGGGCAGGACGGGCGCGGCAACATCCGCCAGGGCATGCTCGAAGGGTCGAACGTCAATGTCGTGGAAGAGCTGGTCGACATGATCGAGACCCAGCGCGCCTATGAGGTCAATTCCAAGATGATCTCGGCGTCGGACGAGATGCTCCAGTACATCAACCAGAATGTCTGA
- a CDS encoding flagellar basal body L-ring protein FlgH, giving the protein MSEGHMMRTVSALAALTACAFVAQPVDAKLFGKKQPAEDFTVTLPAPVAPPPAANGSIFQASEGYAALHEGTRARRVGDPVTIVLVERTSASKSAGTNLDSGGGFSLTPPSTGALSLFKESDASISGKRGFKGTGAADQSNALSGEISVTVAAVLPNGTMLVQGQKRVTLNRGDEFIQIKGIIRPTDIDANNRIASTRVADARIAYTGKGDVARAARQGWFSRFFQSISPF; this is encoded by the coding sequence ATGTCTGAGGGCCATATGATGCGCACCGTCTCCGCCCTCGCCGCCCTCACCGCCTGCGCGTTCGTCGCGCAGCCGGTCGATGCGAAGCTGTTCGGCAAGAAGCAGCCGGCGGAGGATTTCACGGTCACGCTGCCCGCGCCGGTCGCGCCGCCGCCTGCTGCCAATGGGTCGATCTTTCAGGCGAGCGAAGGCTATGCCGCGCTCCACGAAGGCACGCGCGCGCGCCGGGTCGGCGATCCCGTCACGATCGTGCTGGTCGAGCGGACCAGCGCGTCCAAATCGGCGGGCACCAACCTCGACAGCGGCGGCGGCTTCTCGCTGACTCCGCCGAGCACCGGTGCGTTGTCGCTGTTCAAGGAAAGCGATGCCAGCATCAGCGGCAAGCGCGGGTTCAAGGGCACCGGCGCCGCCGATCAGTCGAACGCGCTGTCAGGCGAAATCAGCGTGACGGTCGCCGCCGTGCTGCCCAACGGCACGATGCTGGTTCAGGGACAGAAGCGCGTCACGCTCAACCGCGGTGACGAGTTCATCCAGATCAAGGGGATCATCCGCCCGACCGATATCGATGCGAACAACCGGATCGCGTCGACCCGGGTCGCCGATGCCCGCATCGCCTATACCGGCAAGGGCGATGTCGCCCGCGCCGCCCGCCAGGGGTGGTTCAGCCGCTTCTTCCAGTCGATCAGCCCGTTCTGA
- a CDS encoding flagellar basal body P-ring protein FlgI produces MIRFLIALLATLILAQPVAAERIKDLGNFQGIRTNQLTGYGIVVGLPGTGDDNLEYTVQSMKGVTARFGLALPPGVNPALKNAAVVLVTAELPAFAKPGQRLDITVSSMGKAKSLRGGTLVLTPMMGADGQIYAMAQGNLAVGGLGAEGADGSKIVVNIPSSGRIPEGATVERAVETGFATAPTLTYNLARADFTTAQRVADAINGRYGFGTARAIDAVSVAVTAPQGADVRAQIMSEIENLNVESAEAAAKVIVNARTGTVVINSAVRVSPAAVTHGKLTVRIDESQRVSQPMPFSQGETRVEQQSGVGVEEEKRPMFLMDPGPKLADVVKAVNAIGASPADLVAILEALKQAGALKAELIVL; encoded by the coding sequence ATGATCCGCTTCCTCATCGCCCTGCTCGCCACCCTGATCCTTGCCCAGCCCGTCGCGGCGGAGCGGATCAAGGATCTCGGCAATTTTCAGGGCATCCGTACCAACCAGCTGACCGGCTACGGCATCGTCGTCGGCCTGCCGGGCACGGGCGACGATAACCTCGAATATACCGTCCAGTCGATGAAGGGCGTCACCGCGCGCTTCGGCCTGGCGCTGCCGCCGGGGGTCAACCCGGCGCTCAAGAATGCCGCCGTGGTTCTGGTCACCGCCGAGCTGCCCGCCTTCGCCAAGCCGGGGCAAAGGCTCGACATCACCGTCTCGTCGATGGGCAAGGCCAAGTCGTTGCGCGGCGGCACCTTGGTGCTGACACCGATGATGGGTGCGGACGGGCAGATCTACGCGATGGCACAGGGCAATCTCGCCGTGGGCGGGCTGGGTGCAGAGGGTGCCGACGGATCGAAGATCGTCGTCAACATCCCCTCGTCGGGCCGCATCCCCGAGGGCGCGACGGTCGAACGCGCAGTCGAGACCGGCTTCGCCACCGCGCCGACGCTGACCTACAATCTCGCCCGCGCCGACTTCACCACCGCGCAGCGCGTCGCCGATGCGATCAATGGCCGCTATGGCTTCGGCACCGCGCGCGCGATCGACGCCGTATCGGTCGCGGTCACCGCGCCGCAGGGTGCCGATGTCCGTGCCCAGATCATGAGCGAGATCGAGAATCTCAACGTCGAATCCGCCGAAGCGGCAGCCAAGGTAATCGTTAACGCACGCACCGGCACCGTGGTCATCAACTCGGCCGTCCGGGTCAGCCCCGCTGCGGTAACACATGGTAAACTTACCGTTCGTATTGATGAATCCCAGCGCGTCAGCCAGCCAATGCCGTTCAGCCAGGGCGAGACCCGGGTCGAGCAGCAGAGCGGCGTCGGCGTCGAGGAGGAGAAGCGGCCGATGTTCCTGATGGATCCGGGTCCCAAGCTTGCCGATGTGGTCAAGGCGGTGAACGCGATCGGCGCGTCGCCGGCCGATCTGGTCGCCATCCTCGAAGCCCTGAAGCAGGCCGGCGCGCTCAAGGCGGAGCTGATCGTCCTGTGA
- a CDS encoding rod-binding protein, translating into MTDLRAPAPAALKLTGSVSTDTARLGTRDNLDAAGEKFEAIFTKMMLSSMRKAKLADSLFESQALDQFRDMQDQKLAENMAAHTPMGIGKAMTEFLAKAGSVEATPVADVDKGNMP; encoded by the coding sequence GTGACCGACCTTCGCGCCCCCGCACCCGCAGCGCTCAAGCTGACCGGCAGCGTATCCACGGATACCGCGCGCCTTGGCACGCGCGACAATCTGGACGCGGCGGGCGAGAAGTTCGAGGCGATCTTCACCAAGATGATGCTGTCGTCGATGCGCAAGGCGAAGCTGGCCGACAGCCTGTTCGAAAGCCAGGCACTCGACCAGTTCCGCGACATGCAGGACCAGAAGCTCGCCGAGAATATGGCGGCACACACGCCGATGGGCATCGGCAAGGCGATGACCGAATTCCTCGCCAAGGCAGGCAGCGTGGAGGCGACTCCGGTCGCCGACGTCGACAAGGGTAATATGCCATGA
- the flgK gene encoding flagellar hook-associated protein FlgK, whose amino-acid sequence MTDMLSIGASGVRAYQTALTTTSENIANAGTAGYSRRIASTREVAAPSDPSNRMLNGLGVTVTGITRAGSDLRNAEVRAAGSDLARSEAGIVWLDRIESALTGNKLDERMTAFFNAATALAADPSASAPRATFLQAAATLAHSFTATASAIDGAAADLDGTADAAVNDLNALTAGLAKVNGSLGRTAQGSSAQAALLDERDRLLDSMAALTDVSASFDAAGRATVRVGSGGPLLVQGDQAAIATYARSEGAVSFAVYGIEGSQALTPGGGALAGLAEGAARLADAKSALDPLATDFADGVNAVQAGGENLGGNAGEPMFAATGACDFRLVLTDPRGIAAAAPGGGERDNGNLGALATLRRDEGFESQVTTLTTGNASALAGRRAIAEVQSTIRSNAVAARDSVTGVNVDEEAVDLIRFQQAYQASSRVIQVARETLQTLFDIR is encoded by the coding sequence ATGACCGACATGCTCTCGATCGGCGCAAGCGGGGTGCGCGCATACCAGACCGCGCTGACCACGACGTCGGAGAATATCGCGAATGCCGGAACCGCCGGCTATTCGCGCCGCATCGCGTCGACCCGCGAGGTGGCCGCACCGAGCGATCCGTCGAACCGCATGCTCAACGGCCTGGGCGTCACCGTCACCGGCATCACGCGTGCGGGCAGCGACCTGCGCAATGCCGAAGTGCGTGCCGCCGGGTCCGATCTGGCACGCAGCGAGGCGGGGATCGTGTGGCTCGACCGGATCGAGAGCGCGCTGACCGGCAACAAGCTCGACGAGCGGATGACCGCCTTCTTCAACGCCGCGACCGCGCTCGCCGCCGATCCGTCGGCCAGCGCGCCGCGCGCAACCTTCCTGCAAGCGGCGGCGACGCTCGCGCACAGCTTCACCGCGACCGCGTCTGCGATCGACGGCGCGGCCGCCGATCTCGACGGCACCGCCGATGCCGCCGTCAACGATCTCAACGCGCTCACCGCCGGCCTCGCCAAGGTCAACGGGTCGCTGGGTCGCACCGCACAGGGCAGCAGCGCGCAGGCCGCGTTGCTCGACGAGCGCGACCGGCTGCTCGATTCGATGGCGGCGCTCACCGATGTCTCGGCCAGCTTCGACGCCGCAGGTCGCGCCACGGTGCGCGTCGGAAGCGGTGGGCCGTTGCTGGTCCAAGGCGACCAGGCGGCGATCGCAACCTATGCGCGCAGCGAAGGCGCCGTATCCTTCGCCGTCTATGGCATCGAGGGTTCGCAGGCGCTGACCCCCGGCGGCGGTGCGCTCGCGGGCCTTGCCGAGGGCGCGGCGCGGCTCGCCGATGCGAAAAGCGCGCTCGACCCGCTCGCGACCGATTTCGCCGACGGCGTGAACGCGGTGCAGGCGGGCGGCGAGAATTTGGGCGGCAATGCCGGCGAACCGATGTTCGCCGCGACTGGCGCGTGCGATTTTCGACTCGTCCTGACCGATCCGCGCGGGATTGCTGCGGCGGCTCCGGGCGGGGGCGAGCGCGACAATGGCAACCTCGGCGCGCTCGCAACGCTGCGCCGCGACGAGGGGTTTGAGAGCCAGGTCACGACGCTGACCACCGGCAATGCCAGCGCCCTCGCGGGCCGTCGCGCCATCGCCGAGGTTCAGTCGACGATCCGCAGCAACGCGGTCGCGGCGCGCGACTCCGTGACCGGCGTCAATGTGGACGAGGAAGCGGTCGACCTGATCCGCTTCCAGCAAGCCTATCAGGCGTCGAGCCGGGTGATCCAGGTCGCCCGCGAAACACTCCAGACCCTCTTCGACATCCGGTGA
- a CDS encoding flagellin: MRVTTSQSFDRPSLLMASLSSQADRLQTQVATGKKILAPSDGASGWQQLAGLKRAGADDGAYGANIKAAQALLGATDTALDQVETQLQRARTLAVQAGSETVNAEGRAAIKVEIEAILTDLIGVANSKDTRGHPLFGGTSGSAAYSVQEDGSVAWTGGGDPAAIPIGDNESIAATTSGARAFGGITGSSGTTDMFQILSAFAAALGPDGAEDGVGVAMSDLDAALDHLGATRASVGARAFRLDLEAERLGEAEITREAARTGIEDADTATSIAELQKTLTILQATQASFTKLTSLSLFDYLR, from the coding sequence ATGCGCGTGACGACCAGCCAGAGCTTCGACCGCCCCTCGCTGCTGATGGCGAGCCTGAGCAGCCAGGCCGACCGGCTGCAGACGCAGGTGGCGACGGGAAAGAAGATCCTCGCTCCGTCCGACGGCGCATCGGGCTGGCAACAACTGGCCGGCCTCAAGCGCGCCGGCGCGGACGACGGTGCCTATGGTGCCAATATCAAGGCGGCACAGGCGCTGCTTGGCGCTACCGACACCGCGCTCGATCAGGTCGAGACCCAGCTCCAGCGCGCCCGCACGCTCGCGGTACAGGCGGGCAGCGAGACGGTGAACGCCGAGGGACGCGCGGCGATCAAGGTCGAGATCGAGGCGATCCTCACCGACCTGATCGGCGTCGCCAACAGCAAGGACACACGCGGCCATCCGCTGTTCGGAGGCACCTCGGGCAGCGCGGCTTACAGCGTGCAGGAGGATGGCAGCGTTGCCTGGACCGGAGGTGGCGATCCCGCGGCGATTCCGATCGGCGACAATGAATCGATCGCCGCAACCACTAGCGGGGCTCGTGCGTTCGGCGGCATCACGGGGTCCAGCGGGACCACCGACATGTTCCAGATCCTTTCCGCCTTCGCCGCGGCTCTCGGGCCGGACGGAGCGGAGGACGGCGTCGGGGTCGCGATGAGCGACCTCGACGCCGCTCTCGATCATCTCGGCGCGACCCGCGCCTCGGTGGGCGCGCGCGCCTTTCGCCTCGACCTCGAGGCCGAACGGCTGGGCGAGGCGGAGATCACGCGCGAGGCTGCGCGGACCGGCATCGAGGATGCCGACACCGCAACCTCAATCGCCGAGCTGCAGAAGACGCTGACCATTCTTCAGGCGACCCAGGCAAGCTTCACCAAGCTGACCAGCCTGTCGCTGTTCGATTATCTGCGCTGA
- the motA gene encoding flagellar motor stator protein MotA, giving the protein MFPAIGFVVLIAMVFGGFALTGGALGPVMAAVPHEMMIIGGAAVGALIIGNSGRELKALGGGFMKVMKGPKYKKQDYLDVIFLVSKLMKLLRIDGPIALEPHVEDPKSSAIFAEYPRLLADHSLTNLIADTLRLVVVSSGTLDVHAVEEVMDNAIKTHHHEVAEPQHALQNLADALPALGIVAAVLGVVKTMGSIDKPPSILGAMIGSALVGTFLGVLLAYGLVGPLAGRLKQIIDADAAIYHTVKQIIIASLHGHPQPLVIEAARSGIAHHNQPGFAEVFDGLRGR; this is encoded by the coding sequence ATGTTTCCAGCAATCGGCTTCGTTGTCCTGATCGCGATGGTGTTCGGCGGCTTTGCGCTGACCGGCGGCGCGCTCGGCCCCGTGATGGCAGCCGTTCCGCACGAGATGATGATCATCGGCGGCGCTGCGGTCGGCGCGCTGATCATCGGCAATTCGGGACGCGAGCTGAAGGCGCTGGGCGGCGGCTTCATGAAGGTGATGAAGGGGCCGAAGTACAAGAAGCAGGACTATCTCGACGTCATCTTTCTGGTCAGCAAGCTGATGAAGCTGTTGCGGATCGACGGCCCGATCGCGCTGGAACCGCATGTCGAGGATCCCAAATCTTCGGCGATCTTCGCGGAATATCCGCGCCTGCTCGCCGACCATTCGCTGACCAACCTGATCGCCGACACGCTGCGGCTGGTGGTCGTCTCCTCGGGTACGCTCGACGTGCATGCGGTGGAGGAAGTGATGGACAACGCCATCAAGACTCACCACCACGAGGTCGCCGAACCGCAGCACGCGCTCCAGAATCTTGCCGACGCACTGCCGGCGCTCGGCATCGTCGCTGCGGTGCTCGGCGTGGTCAAGACGATGGGATCGATCGACAAGCCGCCCAGCATCCTGGGCGCGATGATCGGGTCTGCGCTGGTCGGAACCTTTCTTGGCGTGTTGCTCGCCTACGGTCTGGTGGGGCCGCTCGCCGGACGCCTGAAGCAGATCATCGACGCGGACGCCGCGATCTATCACACGGTCAAGCAGATCATCATCGCCTCGCTCCACGGCCACCCGCAGCCACTGGTGATCGAGGCCGCACGGTCCGGGATCGCGCATCACAATCAGCCCGGCTTCGCCGAAGTGTTCGATGGTCTGCGCGGGCGGTAA
- a CDS encoding flagellar motor protein MotB has protein sequence MTARAPHAAKQPPKIVVKKIYIGGEGGHHGGAWKVAYADFVTAMMAFFLLMWLLGATNEKQRKALADYFAPTLIEFKQNSAGSNGLFGGDAIQGKDNYPTNAKQTGTRSMTIPAGAVGGDRVGTGEQGSLKNKEAMDAADRKSFAKMKSEIERKMKANGLTRLGKQVRFVPTREGMRIDLMDDADYSMFALGTTSFVPDAAALVKLVAQSIADSENPLMIRGHTDSLRYGDPTNMNNWMLSSARSEETRRRLVAAGVPETRFERIEGVADREPMIADNPADPRNRRVAITLLYRKSKLGR, from the coding sequence ATGACCGCGCGTGCACCTCACGCGGCGAAGCAGCCGCCCAAGATCGTCGTCAAAAAGATCTACATCGGCGGCGAAGGCGGTCATCATGGCGGCGCGTGGAAGGTCGCCTATGCCGATTTCGTGACAGCGATGATGGCGTTCTTCCTGCTGATGTGGCTGCTCGGCGCGACCAATGAAAAGCAGCGCAAGGCACTCGCCGACTATTTCGCGCCGACGCTGATCGAGTTCAAGCAGAACAGCGCCGGCTCCAACGGCCTGTTCGGCGGCGACGCGATTCAGGGCAAGGACAACTACCCCACCAACGCCAAGCAGACGGGCACGCGGTCGATGACCATTCCTGCCGGGGCGGTCGGCGGCGACCGGGTCGGTACCGGCGAGCAGGGCAGCCTCAAGAACAAGGAGGCGATGGACGCCGCCGACCGCAAGAGCTTTGCCAAGATGAAGAGCGAAATCGAGCGGAAGATGAAGGCCAATGGCCTGACCCGACTCGGCAAGCAGGTGCGGTTCGTGCCGACGCGCGAGGGGATGCGGATCGACCTGATGGACGATGCCGACTATTCGATGTTCGCGCTGGGCACGACCAGCTTCGTCCCTGATGCGGCCGCGCTGGTAAAGCTGGTCGCGCAATCAATCGCGGATTCGGAGAACCCGCTGATGATCCGCGGCCATACCGACAGCCTGCGCTATGGCGACCCGACCAACATGAACAACTGGATGCTGTCGAGCGCGCGATCCGAAGAGACGCGTCGTCGGCTGGTGGCGGCAGGGGTCCCCGAAACGCGCTTCGAGCGGATCGAGGGGGTCGCCGACCGCGAGCCGATGATTGCCGACAACCCCGCCGACCCGCGCAATCGCCGCGTCGCGATCACCCTGCTCTATCGCAAAAGCAAGCTGGGGCGTTGA
- a CDS encoding TonB-dependent receptor: MRQAAWMMAVLMTTASPAAMASAQSGSVAPSAAPQQRGQDPDPGAPGGGDMAEDVEEVVVTGSAPRGSVPGDVKPELVLNPADIRAYGVGSLAELLTELEPQTRSGRGRGGGAPVLLLSGRRISGFGEIRDIPPEAIERIDILPEEAALKLGYRADQRVVNIVLRRRFRSFTVELDGSAATDGGTAGQDVELSMLRLNPNGRINLDLEYERDSMLLESERDIVQDPASPRSDIDFRSLRPATQSLTMNGVLSRNIGKTVATANLRMEQNWSDSLLGLPTGGTDPLERSSSTNTLQGGVSFNGDISTKWRWSLTGNWDRAETRTLTDRNTGLTDWAQSVSNVGSVDGLVNGPLADLPAGAINSSLRLAARTSDFDAQSRRAGVYTVTDIGRTSGSARANIDLPIASRSKAVLGPLGNLSLNANAEVEQLSDFGTLLTYGYGVNWSPIDGLRMLASFTEEEGAPSAQQLGNPVVATPNVRVFDFVRGETVDIIRTDGGNPGLSADNRSVMKLGLNYQPIQKLDLSFNLDYTKITIRNPISSFPTATAEIEAAFPDRFERDGAGQLIRIDNRPVNFARSEREQLRWGINFSAPISSPLARKAAEEFRARREAMIAARQRQQQQGQPQPGQAGENAPPPPEGAGPRRGEGAPGAGPGGGPRFGGGGGRGPGGGGFGGFGGPGGGGGGGRLQFGVFHTVALTDRITIRDGLPELDLLGGSATGSRGGSPRHQVEVRAGVVRDGIGLRLNADWQSATRVAGGRLAPVSFASTISRL, translated from the coding sequence ATGCGGCAAGCGGCCTGGATGATGGCGGTATTGATGACGACGGCTTCGCCCGCGGCGATGGCGAGTGCCCAGTCCGGGTCTGTCGCACCGTCTGCGGCACCGCAGCAACGCGGGCAGGATCCAGACCCGGGCGCGCCCGGCGGCGGCGACATGGCGGAGGATGTCGAGGAAGTCGTCGTCACCGGTTCCGCCCCGCGCGGATCGGTACCCGGTGACGTCAAGCCCGAACTGGTGCTCAACCCTGCCGACATCCGCGCTTACGGCGTCGGATCGCTCGCCGAACTGCTGACCGAACTGGAACCCCAGACGCGCAGCGGTCGCGGGCGCGGCGGCGGTGCACCGGTGTTGCTGCTCAGCGGCCGGCGCATTTCGGGATTCGGCGAAATCCGCGATATTCCGCCCGAGGCGATCGAGCGGATCGACATCCTGCCCGAGGAGGCTGCACTCAAGCTCGGCTATCGCGCCGATCAGCGGGTCGTGAACATCGTGCTCCGCCGCCGTTTCCGTTCGTTCACGGTCGAGCTGGACGGAAGCGCCGCGACCGATGGTGGCACGGCGGGACAGGATGTGGAGCTGAGCATGCTCCGCCTCAATCCCAATGGCCGGATCAACCTCGACCTTGAATATGAGCGCGATTCGATGCTGCTGGAGAGTGAGCGCGACATCGTTCAGGATCCCGCGTCGCCGCGTTCGGATATCGACTTCCGCTCGCTGCGCCCCGCAACGCAGAGCCTGACGATGAACGGCGTGTTGAGCCGCAATATCGGCAAGACCGTCGCGACCGCCAATCTCCGGATGGAGCAGAATTGGAGCGACTCGCTGCTCGGCCTGCCGACTGGTGGCACCGATCCGCTCGAGCGCAGCAGCAGCACCAACACGCTGCAGGGCGGCGTTTCGTTCAACGGTGACATCTCGACCAAATGGCGTTGGTCGCTGACCGGAAACTGGGACCGCGCCGAAACCCGCACGCTCACCGATCGCAACACCGGCCTGACCGACTGGGCGCAATCAGTGTCGAACGTCGGGTCGGTCGATGGCCTCGTCAACGGTCCGCTCGCCGACCTGCCCGCCGGCGCAATCAATAGCAGCCTGCGTTTGGCGGCGCGGACCAGCGATTTCGACGCGCAGTCACGCCGCGCAGGGGTTTATACCGTCACCGATATCGGTCGGACGAGTGGCAGCGCGCGCGCCAATATCGACCTGCCGATCGCCAGTCGGAGCAAGGCGGTGCTCGGGCCGCTCGGCAATCTGTCGCTCAATGCCAATGCCGAGGTTGAGCAGCTGTCGGACTTCGGGACGCTGCTGACCTATGGATATGGCGTCAACTGGTCACCGATTGACGGGCTGCGCATGCTCGCGTCGTTCACCGAGGAGGAGGGCGCGCCCAGCGCTCAGCAGCTGGGCAATCCGGTGGTCGCGACGCCCAATGTCCGCGTGTTCGACTTCGTGCGGGGCGAGACCGTCGACATCATCCGCACCGATGGCGGCAACCCGGGCCTGTCCGCCGACAATCGCAGCGTGATGAAACTGGGCCTCAACTATCAGCCGATCCAGAAGCTCGATCTGAGCTTCAACCTGGACTACACCAAAATCACGATCCGCAATCCGATCTCGTCCTTTCCTACCGCGACGGCGGAGATCGAAGCCGCGTTCCCGGACCGGTTCGAACGCGACGGTGCCGGCCAGCTGATCCGCATCGACAATCGCCCGGTCAACTTTGCGCGCAGCGAACGAGAACAGCTGCGTTGGGGAATCAACTTCTCCGCGCCGATCAGCTCGCCGCTGGCGCGCAAGGCGGCGGAGGAGTTCCGTGCGCGGCGTGAGGCGATGATTGCCGCACGCCAACGCCAGCAGCAACAGGGCCAGCCGCAGCCGGGCCAAGCGGGCGAAAATGCGCCGCCGCCACCCGAAGGCGCAGGTCCGCGACGCGGCGAGGGAGCTCCGGGCGCAGGACCGGGCGGTGGTCCGCGCTTTGGCGGCGGTGGCGGGCGTGGCCCGGGTGGCGGCGGCTTCGGTGGCTTTGGCGGTCCCGGTGGTGGGGGCGGCGGCGGGCGGTTGCAATTCGGCGTATTTCACACCGTCGCGCTCACCGACCGGATCACGATTCGGGATGGCCTGCCCGAACTCGACCTGCTCGGCGGATCGGCGACCGGGAGTCGCGGCGGATCGCCGCGCCATCAGGTCGAGGTGCGCGCGGGTGTGGTGCGCGACGGTATCGGCCTGCGCCTCAACGCCGACTGGCAGAGCGCGACGCGCGTCGCCGGGGGGCGACTGGCACCGGTCAGCTTCGCTTCGACGATTTCGCGACTGTGA